The Thermococcus thermotolerans genome contains a region encoding:
- a CDS encoding transcriptional regulator — translation MKTNAFEVASRYVYPSLRRRLVEILYENGLKQTEIAELLHITQSAVSRYLRMDRGALMDVSSYPDIEEELQSLARNIVEKKPGEYEIHRRIVEISLEMLGKGYVCSIHSKVDPEVDPGECNICLELFG, via the coding sequence ATGAAGACCAACGCCTTTGAAGTGGCCTCGCGCTACGTGTATCCCTCACTCAGGCGGAGGCTCGTTGAGATACTCTACGAAAACGGCCTGAAGCAGACTGAGATAGCTGAGCTTCTCCACATAACCCAGTCGGCTGTTTCCCGCTATCTTCGGATGGACAGGGGCGCGTTGATGGACGTTTCCAGCTATCCCGACATAGAGGAGGAACTCCAGTCCCTCGCCCGGAATATAGTCGAGAAGAAGCCGGGTGAATACGAGATACACCGGAGAATAGTGGAGATATCTCTGGAGATGCTCGGAAAAGGATACGTCTGCTCCATCCATTCCAAAGTTGACCCCGAGGTCGACCCGGGGGAGTGCAATATCTGCCTAGAACTTTTCGGATGA